A single region of the Silene latifolia isolate original U9 population chromosome 8, ASM4854445v1, whole genome shotgun sequence genome encodes:
- the LOC141595689 gene encoding protein FAR1-RELATED SEQUENCE 5-like yields MIGFPAQISAYSIVIAMSDRTSNVTSSSCNDIHVSAITSKDSNDIVESSITSTVLIKPPDASSSTLHVEQHSVPCRVHQLLLDSTPGGSELWTRNVAAEFKPHIGQLFGTLKEAISFYDVYAEACGFEPRKSSKKRSVSGDVKYKFVVCNREGFRDRKRKATVLDSGKEQATPRPFDIRNTKLTRIGCTAMIEFRYNGDGYVVFQFREWHNHRLCSLKNQQFQKKHKHLHLYHKKTITDHSRVNQGPTRAFRNVKEYVDGYENVGAQLVDFKNFGRDIKCFIGDRDAQLFVNYFEDKRDTTEGFYFAYEVDSGKCLVRAFWCDAESRRNYALFGDYITYDQTYSTNKYCM; encoded by the exons atGATAG GTTTTCCTGCTCAAATCTCTGCGTATTCAATCGTCATTGCGATGTCTg ATCGTACAAGTAATGTAACTTCTTCTTCCTGTAATGATATTCATGTCTCTGCCATTACCTCTAAAGATAGTAATGATATTGTTGAGTCTTCAATTACTTCTACTGTTCTCATTAAACCACCTGATGCATCTAGCTCGACCCTacatgttgaacaacattctgtTCCTTGTCGTGTGCATCAACTACTTTTGGACTCCACACCTGGTGGTAGTGAATTGTGGACAAGGAATGTTGCAGCTGAGTTTAAACCTCATATTGGCCAGTTGTTTGGGACGTTGAAAGAAGCTATTAGTTTTTATGATGTGTATGCAGAAGCATGTGGTTTTGAGCCTAGGAAGTCTTCCAAAAAAAGGTCTGTTTCTGGTGATGTGAAGTATAAATTTGTTGTTTGCAACCGTGAAGGTTTTAGAGATCGTAAGAGGAAGGCTACTGTTTTAGATAGTGGAAAGGAGCAGGCAACTCCCAGGCCTTTTGATATTAGGAACACTAAATTAACTAGGATTGGTTGTACTGCTATGATTGAGTTTCGCTATAATGGGGATGGTTATGTTGTTTTTCAGTTTCGTGAGTGGCATAATCACCGTCTTTGTTCACTTAAAAATCAACAGTTTCAAAAAAAACACAAGCACCTCCATCTTTACCATAAAAAGACAATTACTGATCATTCAAGGGTTAATCAAGGCCCAACAAGGGCATTTAGAAATGTCAAGGAATATGTAGATGGCTATGAGAATGTTGGAGCTCAACTGGTTGATTTTAAGAATTTTGGAAGGGATATCAAATGTTTCATAGGAGACCGGGATGCTCAACTGTTTGTTAACTATTTTGAGGATAAACGTGATACCACTGAAGGTTTTTACTTTGCTTATGAGGTGGATTCTGGGAAATGTTTGGTTCGTGCGTTTTGGTGTGATGCAGAGTCTCGTAGAAACTATGCTTTGTTTGGTGATTACATCACTTACGATCAAACTTACAGTACGAATAAGTATTGTatgtga